In the genome of Carnobacterium viridans, one region contains:
- a CDS encoding alpha/beta fold hydrolase: protein MDIEINNKNSKDDDLLKGISIKTEDGNLYCKVSGMGDPLLLLHGNRENHQIFEHQFSYFSKHFQVIALDTRGHGRSDHGKGLLTFQKIAQDILAVLRYFNLSTVNIIGFSDGGNIALYFGSHYPENVTKLIVIGANYKVNGLKKNSLAEVKRDYVLFTVLGRFYMKAARKRQIIDLMWHQLDLNSAVLTAIEAPTLIVAGENDVIKESHTRKIHELIANSELVIVPKASHFLMVERYEEFNQFATAFLLNEKRFNKN from the coding sequence GTGGATATTGAGATTAATAATAAAAATAGTAAGGATGATGATTTATTGAAAGGTATATCGATTAAGACAGAGGATGGCAATCTTTATTGCAAGGTAAGCGGGATGGGCGACCCTTTGCTTTTACTGCACGGCAATAGAGAAAATCACCAAATATTTGAACACCAATTCTCTTATTTCAGTAAACATTTTCAAGTTATTGCATTAGATACAAGAGGACATGGACGTTCAGATCATGGAAAAGGACTATTAACGTTTCAAAAAATTGCTCAAGATATTTTAGCTGTATTACGATACTTTAATCTATCGACAGTGAATATCATAGGTTTTAGTGATGGTGGAAATATAGCATTGTATTTTGGTAGCCACTATCCTGAAAACGTGACTAAACTTATTGTGATCGGTGCTAACTATAAAGTGAATGGCTTGAAAAAAAATTCTTTAGCTGAAGTAAAAAGAGATTATGTGTTGTTCACCGTTTTAGGCCGCTTTTATATGAAAGCGGCAAGAAAGAGACAAATCATTGATCTCATGTGGCATCAATTAGATTTAAATTCTGCTGTTTTAACGGCTATAGAAGCTCCTACACTAATAGTAGCAGGTGAGAATGATGTTATTAAAGAAAGTCATACTAGGAAAATCCATGAACTGATTGCCAATAGTGAATTAGTGATTGTGCCAAAAGCAAGCCATTTTCTAATGGTTGAAAGGTATGAAGAGTTTAATCAATTTGCAACGGCATTTTTGCTGAATGAAAAACGTTTCAATAAAAATTAA
- the trhA gene encoding PAQR family membrane homeostasis protein TrhA: MNEEAVYTKKYLITNEVLNAVTHGIGALLSIVGMILLIMKAVNTGTTLELVSYCIYGTSQFLLYLCSTLYHSLIFTRARKLFKIFDHCSIFLLIAGSYTPISLITIGGKTGWALFGVVWAIAIFGIVYKCLWIEKFKKMSTLLYIGMGWLSMFAIKPMYIGLGFNGFALLLAGGLSFTIGTIFYSMRNVKYMHVLWHLFVLAGTAFIYFSILLYA; this comes from the coding sequence ATGAACGAAGAAGCAGTGTATACAAAAAAATATTTAATCACCAACGAGGTACTCAATGCAGTAACTCATGGTATAGGAGCTCTCTTGAGTATTGTTGGAATGATTCTATTAATCATGAAGGCAGTCAATACAGGGACTACTTTAGAATTAGTTTCTTATTGTATTTACGGAACATCACAATTTCTCCTTTATTTATGTTCAACTCTTTATCATAGTTTGATTTTTACTCGTGCAAGAAAACTGTTCAAGATTTTCGATCATTGTAGTATTTTCTTACTAATTGCTGGTTCTTATACTCCTATTTCACTTATCACAATTGGTGGGAAAACGGGTTGGGCATTGTTTGGAGTTGTATGGGCAATTGCTATATTTGGAATTGTTTACAAATGTCTTTGGATTGAGAAATTCAAAAAAATGTCGACACTGCTATATATTGGTATGGGATGGCTAAGCATGTTTGCAATCAAGCCTATGTATATTGGACTAGGATTTAATGGCTTCGCTCTACTATTAGCTGGTGGACTTTCATTTACCATAGGAACTATTTTTTACAGTATGAGAAATGTTAAGTACATGCATGTCTTGTGGCATTTATTTGTTTTAGCAGGTACTGCGTTCATTTACTTTTCCATCTTACTCTATGCTTAA
- the uvsE gene encoding UV DNA damage repair endonuclease UvsE — MSIGYACLTVGVPNTGFKTCRKANATEEKLKELIDFNLTSLERLIDYNIKSNIKLFRISSDIIPFGSSPVNTLAWWELFKPQFEKIGSKIKSSGMRVSMHPGQYTVLNSPDKDVVSRAVEDLNYHTRFLDSLGVGSAHKIILHIGGVYQEKEKAMERFVENYQTLLSDAVKKRLVIENDDRSYTVSEVLTISQVTGAPVIYDNLHNAINTSDVTKDDAYWIELTRKTWKSEDGRQKIHYSQQSPMNRIGAHTQTIAIEPFLNFYYQVSREDLDIMLEVKDKNLSAVKCITATTEQPHINLLEKEWSLYKYSVLERSPKLYDDIRQLLKDKSSFPVLDFYQLLDQAIATEVTTGTAVNAASHVYGYFKKEATEKEKAAFLKQLEKVEQSKGSIKALKKILWNLAVLYNQPYLLQSYYFVF, encoded by the coding sequence ATGAGTATCGGTTATGCTTGTTTAACTGTAGGCGTTCCAAATACAGGCTTTAAAACTTGTCGTAAAGCAAATGCCACTGAAGAAAAGCTAAAAGAATTAATAGATTTTAACTTAACTTCACTAGAAAGATTGATTGATTACAATATAAAAAGTAATATCAAATTATTTCGTATTAGTTCAGATATCATTCCTTTTGGATCTAGTCCAGTAAATACACTAGCTTGGTGGGAACTGTTTAAACCACAATTTGAAAAAATCGGGAGTAAAATCAAATCTAGCGGTATGCGAGTTTCTATGCATCCTGGTCAGTATACAGTACTGAATTCACCGGATAAAGATGTTGTATCACGAGCGGTTGAAGATTTGAACTACCATACAAGATTTTTAGACAGTCTTGGAGTAGGATCTGCGCATAAAATCATTTTGCATATTGGTGGGGTTTATCAAGAAAAAGAAAAAGCTATGGAACGATTTGTTGAAAATTATCAGACGTTATTGTCAGATGCAGTAAAGAAACGCTTAGTTATTGAGAATGATGATCGGTCCTATACGGTTTCTGAAGTCTTGACGATTAGTCAAGTTACAGGTGCTCCTGTTATTTATGATAATCTTCATAATGCGATTAATACAAGCGATGTTACAAAAGATGATGCTTATTGGATTGAACTAACTCGAAAAACATGGAAATCTGAAGACGGACGTCAAAAAATTCATTATTCTCAGCAAAGTCCAATGAATCGAATAGGGGCGCATACTCAGACAATTGCAATTGAGCCATTTTTAAATTTTTACTATCAAGTATCAAGAGAAGATTTGGATATTATGTTAGAAGTAAAAGATAAAAATCTTTCTGCTGTAAAATGTATTACTGCGACAACAGAGCAACCACATATTAACTTGCTTGAAAAAGAATGGAGCTTGTATAAATACAGTGTTTTAGAAAGATCACCGAAATTATATGATGACATCAGACAGTTGTTAAAAGATAAAAGTAGTTTTCCTGTACTTGATTTTTATCAGTTACTAGACCAAGCAATAGCCACGGAAGTCACGACAGGAACAGCTGTAAATGCTGCCAGCCATGTGTATGGCTATTTTAAAAAAGAAGCAACAGAAAAAGAAAAAGCAGCTTTTTTAAAGCAGCTTGAAAAAGTTGAACAATCAAAGGGCTCTATAAAAGCACTAAAAAAAATATTGTGGAACTTAGCTGTACTTTACAATCAGCCTTACTTACTTCAGTCCTACTATTTTGTATTTTAA
- a CDS encoding UV damage endonuclease UvsE encodes MNIQKIIALVILLSGIILLFYGFIESNQISLITGIALIVITILDYMKLKNRKK; translated from the coding sequence ATGAATATACAAAAAATTATTGCCTTAGTTATTTTACTTTCTGGAATTATTTTACTTTTTTATGGGTTTATAGAAAGCAATCAAATTTCGTTAATTACCGGAATTGCTTTAATCGTAATTACAATCTTAGATTATATGAAATTAAAAAACAGGAAAAAATAG
- a CDS encoding general stress protein, producing the protein MVKNFKGAYQSVEEAAAQVEHLITEGYQPEDITVVTHKENKGTIESLTIAEVDPILNKQNKSVWDRVRDTFNEAEDTNPLKKYKLDPAITQRYNTAIRNGGYVIITEESETNKTNQNLTRNPVKEKKDPTISTIGEVSVSVKGKIPEGGTKIPTVDGIPLKETDGTFGGNHPTDNPSMPSTPGTDQQRDSRVDQ; encoded by the coding sequence ATGGTAAAAAATTTCAAAGGTGCTTACCAATCTGTTGAGGAAGCAGCTGCTCAAGTTGAACATTTAATTACAGAAGGCTATCAACCTGAGGATATTACTGTGGTCACTCATAAAGAAAATAAAGGTACGATTGAAAGTTTAACTATTGCCGAAGTGGATCCTATTCTTAATAAACAAAATAAATCAGTATGGGATCGAGTTAGAGATACCTTTAATGAGGCAGAGGATACTAATCCCCTTAAAAAATATAAGTTAGACCCTGCTATTACTCAAAGGTACAATACAGCAATAAGAAATGGCGGTTATGTTATTATCACTGAAGAATCAGAGACGAACAAAACCAATCAAAATCTGACACGTAATCCAGTCAAGGAAAAAAAAGATCCTACTATATCAACAATTGGTGAAGTTTCAGTATCAGTAAAAGGTAAGATTCCAGAGGGGGGCACTAAAATTCCTACAGTAGATGGGATTCCCTTGAAGGAAACAGATGGAACATTTGGTGGAAATCATCCAACTGATAATCCAAGTATGCCTTCTACTCCTGGAACAGATCAACAAAGAGATAGTCGAGTAGATCAATAA
- a CDS encoding ABC transporter ATP-binding protein — MLEVKELKKTFGTLTAVDNVSFTIPDGQILGMIGQNGAGKTTTFRLILNFLTADSGEVLWNGKPLKKTDYDIIGYLPEERGLYPKVSIEDQIIYFAQLRGKSKKEIKPQIDKWMEKFQVKGKKTDKIKSLSKGNQQKVQLIATLIHQPKLVILDEPFSGLDPVNAGLLEIGIKELKKQGASVIFSSHNMNNVEDICDKLIMLRNGQMVLDGTVREIREQFGRKKLFLETPISIEELKLMHGVVKAVETNDGVKVLDLEQPEDGRAIFEKVTQGGYITTFSQQPPTIEEIFKMKAGEFHE; from the coding sequence ATGTTAGAAGTAAAAGAACTAAAAAAGACTTTCGGAACGTTAACTGCAGTAGATAACGTTAGTTTTACGATTCCTGATGGTCAGATTTTAGGAATGATCGGACAGAATGGCGCAGGGAAAACAACAACTTTTCGCTTGATATTAAATTTCTTAACAGCTGATTCTGGAGAAGTATTATGGAATGGCAAACCGTTGAAAAAAACGGATTATGATATCATTGGTTATTTACCAGAAGAACGTGGGTTGTATCCTAAGGTTTCAATTGAAGATCAAATTATTTATTTTGCACAGTTACGAGGAAAATCAAAAAAGGAGATCAAACCTCAAATTGATAAATGGATGGAGAAATTCCAAGTTAAAGGAAAAAAGACAGATAAAATTAAATCCTTATCTAAAGGAAATCAACAAAAAGTGCAATTAATTGCTACATTGATTCATCAACCTAAGTTGGTTATTTTAGATGAACCGTTTAGTGGTCTGGATCCAGTTAATGCTGGATTATTAGAAATTGGAATCAAAGAACTGAAAAAACAGGGGGCTTCAGTCATCTTTTCAAGTCATAACATGAATAATGTTGAGGACATCTGTGACAAGTTGATTATGTTGAGAAATGGTCAAATGGTTTTAGATGGAACAGTCCGTGAAATTAGAGAACAATTTGGTCGAAAAAAATTATTTTTAGAAACCCCCATTTCTATTGAGGAATTGAAATTAATGCATGGCGTTGTAAAAGCAGTAGAAACTAATGACGGAGTGAAAGTTCTAGATTTAGAACAACCTGAAGATGGAAGAGCTATTTTTGAAAAAGTAACACAAGGCGGATACATTACTACTTTTAGCCAGCAGCCGCCTACGATAGAGGAAATATTTAAAATGAAAGCAGGTGAGTTCCATGAATAA
- a CDS encoding ABC transporter permease: MNKFWVIVTDVYKKNIKSFGFLTMVLSPIVMLLIIGGIIYFISQSENDIPEIAVLTSDQEIQTILATQEKQFTINSEITTKETAEKAMEQEELDGYLEVNSDNQLVSANYVDTSGSDTLDTTVLTGLLTSIQLNRKATQYGLTQQEAMELMSSANLTTETVRFEDGGITNQDSTAETIKMWSSYVVGIAIFIFIMNYASIIGTEIASEKGTRIMEIILSSVSSTIHFFGKLVGILLVCLTQIIIYVVLALVTYPFIKNMAFVQEFFEGINMGDLLSNLLGTTLIYFVLGIILYAGLAAFFGSLVTKIEDVSKAVTPLVFLALIGFYGGLFAFASPNQLIVKIGSQIPLFTPFIMPFRVASETVSTTGIVISIIVMVLFTILCTLLSLVMYRSNVLVYSDAGMMKTMKTSFSILKNERKKPE, encoded by the coding sequence ATGAATAAATTTTGGGTAATTGTGACGGATGTCTACAAAAAAAATATTAAATCATTTGGTTTTTTAACAATGGTGCTATCACCTATCGTAATGTTGCTAATTATTGGTGGAATTATTTATTTTATTAGTCAATCGGAAAATGATATTCCTGAAATTGCTGTTTTAACATCTGATCAAGAGATCCAAACAATTTTAGCAACTCAAGAAAAGCAATTTACGATTAATTCTGAAATTACGACGAAAGAGACAGCGGAGAAAGCTATGGAGCAAGAAGAGCTAGACGGTTATCTTGAAGTTAACTCTGATAACCAACTTGTTTCGGCAAACTATGTGGATACTTCAGGGAGCGATACTTTAGATACGACTGTTTTAACAGGCTTATTGACCAGCATCCAATTAAATCGAAAAGCAACGCAATATGGATTAACACAACAAGAAGCAATGGAATTGATGAGTTCTGCAAACCTAACTACAGAAACGGTTCGTTTTGAAGATGGTGGAATCACTAACCAAGATAGTACAGCAGAGACCATTAAAATGTGGAGTTCTTATGTTGTCGGTATTGCTATTTTCATTTTTATTATGAACTATGCGAGTATTATTGGGACTGAGATTGCATCTGAAAAAGGAACAAGAATTATGGAAATTATTTTATCAAGTGTTTCTTCTACAATCCATTTCTTCGGGAAATTAGTTGGGATATTATTGGTTTGTCTGACACAAATCATTATCTATGTTGTATTAGCCTTGGTAACGTACCCTTTTATAAAAAATATGGCGTTTGTTCAAGAATTTTTTGAAGGAATCAATATGGGAGATTTATTAAGTAATTTATTAGGTACAACACTTATTTACTTTGTATTAGGGATTATTTTATATGCTGGTTTAGCAGCGTTCTTTGGTTCGTTAGTAACGAAAATTGAAGATGTCAGCAAAGCCGTTACACCTTTGGTTTTCTTGGCGCTAATTGGGTTTTATGGTGGCTTGTTTGCATTTGCCAGTCCAAATCAACTCATTGTTAAAATTGGTTCTCAAATACCATTATTCACTCCGTTTATTATGCCCTTTAGAGTAGCGAGTGAAACAGTATCCACTACTGGGATAGTCATTTCAATCATTGTGATGGTCCTATTTACTATCCTATGTACATTATTATCGCTGGTTATGTACCGTTCAAATGTTTTAGTTTATTCCGATGCCGGAATGATGAAAACGATGAAAACATCTTTTAGTATTTTAAAAAATGAACGAAAGAAACCAGAATAA